From the genome of Fundidesulfovibrio terrae:
CGGCTGGAACATGACGGCGTTGTTGACGTGGAGCAGCACGCCGACCTTGTCCGAGCTTATGCCGGAGTTCTGCTTCATGTTGGGGTTGTTGTCCATGAGCTGCTTGATGAGCAGCGCGACCTCGTACTTGAACTTCTCCTCCTGGGAGAGCTTGAACTGGGGGGTGCCCTGCTGCACGTCCTTGGCCACGTAGGTGGGCAGGACAACCGTCTCCTGCGGGCGTTCGCGCTTGGGGAGGTCCTGGTCCTGGAAAAAGGCCGAGAGCTGTTCCTTCTGCTGGGGCTTGAGCGCCATGGTCAGCCACATCAGCAGAAACAGGGCCATCATGGCCGTCACGAAGTCGGCGTAGGCCACCTTCCAGCTGCCGCCGTGGTGGGCCGCGTGGCCGTCTTCTTCGCGTTTGACGATGATTGGAGCGGGTTTGTTTTTCGACATGAGGATAACTCGGGCGGCAATCGCACGCCCAGCAAAAGTATATAAAGAGTCGAGCCGGGGATTTCAACCGTGTAATGGCGCGTTTTGTCAAGCCGGATGGGAGAGGCCCTTCTGGAGCAGTGGGAAGCCAGGCATGGAGAGGCTTGCGCGGTGAAAGGCTGGAAGAAGAGCAAGATTGAAGAGCCTCCGGCGGCCAAAGGGACCAGTCCCTTTGGAATCCCCCTTCGCTTCGCATCGGGGGCGGAAGTACGGAGGATGCGTGAGGTGATGGCCGAAGTCGGATGATAGGCCGTTGGCCTCCGGAGCCAAAGGCCAGAGGAGCGGGAGGCTGGGTTAGCTGTCGGGTTCTTCAGGCGCCGGGCGCGACTTGGCCCGGGGATGGGCCTTGTCATAGGCCCGGGTCAGCTGCGCCAGGTCCAGGTGGGTGTAGCGCTGGGTGGTGGAGAGCCGCGCATGCCCCAGAAGCTCCTGCACGGCGCGCATGTCCGCCCCGCTCTGCAGCATGTGGCTGGCGAAACTGTGGCGCAGCACGTGCGGGCTCACGGCCGTGGGCAGCCCGGCCCTCTTGCTCATGGCCTCGAGAATCCGATTGGCCTGGCGGCGCTGCAGGGGCCCTCCGCGCTGGCCCAGGAAGAACGCCTGCTCGGAGGGCTCGGGCGCGAAGGCGTGGCGAACCAGCAGATAGGCTTTGAGCGCGGCCATGGCGGTGTCCGACAGGGGGGCAAGGCGTTCCTTGCTGCCCTTTCCCGTCACCCGGGCCACGCCGGAGGCGATGTCCACGTCGTTGAGTTCAAGTCCCAGGGCTTCGCTCACGCGCAGGCCCGACCCATAGAGCAGTTCGGCTAAGGCCGCGTCGCGGACGGCTTCCGGGTCGCCTGTCCCGCCGGCCCCTCCCTCTCCGGCCGGGGCGTCAAGCAGGGAGAACGCCTGGTCCACATTGAGGCTTCTGGGGTGCGGCTTGGAGAGCTTGGGGTTGGAGAGCCCCTGGGCGGGATTGAGGACCAGCACTCCACGGCGGATGAGGTGTTTGAAGAACCCCCGCAGGCAGGAGAGCCTGCGCGCCATGGACGTCTTGGCCTGGCGGGCGCGGTGCTGTTCGGCCATGAATCCCTGGATGTCGCGGCGCGTGAGCGTCTTGGGGGCGGCCAGGGTCTTGCCCTTACCCTTCAAGTATTGCTCGAAGTATTGCAGGTCCGACTCATAGGCTTTGAGCGTGGCCCCGGCGTAGCCCTTCTCCACGGAGAGCCAGGCCAGGAAGCCGAGGGCGGTATCGGGAAGGGGGGCGTCAGGCTTGGCGTTTGTCGAGGACATAGGAGCTCTTGGGGTTCTCCTTGGCCTTCTTCTTGAGCGTCATGGCGATCTGGGAGGCCTCGCCGTAGTGCTTGAGTCGGCCGTCCACGTTGAAGACCACGGCGATGGAAATGGCCATGAGCGGGAAGGTGCGCATGTTGCCCTCCCTGTCCGTGGACTGGATGTAGCCCTTGGCCCGGTCGTCTTCGTCGTAGAAGTGCGGCACGATGGAGTCGAAGTTCTCGACGATCCGCTGGCAGGCCAGCTCCACTTTGTCCGGGGGCAGGATGAACACGAAGTCGTCGCCTCCCACGTGGCCCACGAAGGAACGCACGCCCGAAAAGCCCCGGATGGTGTTCACGATGACCCGCGCGCTCATCATGAGCACCTCGTCGCCGCGGGAGAAGCCGTACTTGTCGTTGAAGCTCTTGAAGTAGTCCAGGTCGGCGTAGGCCAGGGCGAAATCTTCCCTGCGGTCGATCATCTCCTGGATGCGCTGGATGATGGAGGTGTTGCCCGGCAGCTTGGACAGGGGGTTGGCGTCGAAGGCGCGCGACGCGCGGGTGATGGTCAGGTAGATGCGGGCCTTCATCCGGGCGGGGCTCGAGGGCACGATGATGAGGTCGTCCACCTCGGCCGAGCACCAGGCCGCCCCCTCCAGGAGCCTTTCCTCGCGGATGGCCAGGATCACCGGCAGCTGGCGGTAGACGTTCTCGCTCTTGACCAGGTTCACCACGTCCAGGCCGGGCATGTCCGGCAGATCGTTGTCCACGATGAGCAGATCCGGCAGTTCGTTGAACAGAACCTCGATGGCCCCCCTGCCCCGGTCGAAATGGACGATTTCCAGCTGTCCGTCGTCCCACAGGTTCGCGAGGGTGTCCTTGAGATTCTTGTCCGCGGAGAGAAGATAAACCTTCTGGGGGCGCGGCAGGTGGCAGGCTTGGGCGTTCATTGTGAATATTCCCGTAATGCGGCGCTAGACGAAGCTCAGGTCCGCGATCTCCAGGAACTGCTCCGAGAGCTGGTCCAGGATGGCTTCCAGGTCGGAGGGCTTGAGCTTGAGCTTCTTGAGGGCTTCGGGCTCCAGGTAGAGCACGTTGTCATCGCCGCCCGAGCCGTATTCGAACACCCGGACCATGAAATCGCCCAGGTGCACGCAGCAGGCCACCTCGGGGTAGAGCCGTGCCAGCTGGGGCTTGTGGTGGTAGCTCATGCCCTCCTTGATGCTGGGCGGCAGTTTCCAGTGGTCGGCGATCCAGGCGTTCACCCGGTCGTGCCCGAAACCCATGAATTCCTTTTCGGCGTCCAGGTAGGTCAGATCCTTGGCCTTGACCAGGGAGTCGATGCCGGACTTCATGTCCGGCAACTGCACCGCCGTGACCACCTTGCCCAGATCGTGAAGCAGGCCGGCCACGGACACATCTTCCACATCCTTGAGGCCCACGTGCCGGGCGATGGTGGAGCTGGCCAGGGCGCAGCCCACTGAGTGCTCCCACAGGCCCACCATGGCCTGGTTCATCATGTCCATGACCGAGGTGGAGACGATCACGCCGCGCAGCACGTTGAAGCCCAGCAGCACCAACGCGTGGTGGATGGAGCTTATGCGCCCCGGAAAGCCGTAGATGGGCGAGTTCACCATTTTGAGGACCTTGGCTGAAAGCACCTGGTCCATGGAGATGAGCTTGGCGATCTGTTCGGTGGAGGAATCCGGGTCCCTGACCAGGCGCGACACCTCGTCGAGCACCTTGGGCAGCGTCGGCAGATCCTTCACCGCCAGGATCTGGTCCTTGCGTTCGAGTTTCAGGTCCTCGACCATGACGTATGCTCCTGCCGCGGCCAGCAGCCAGCGGAACCAATGGTTTGATTTCCGAAACCTGTTCCGGGTTTTCGAAAACGCGGCGTCATCCGGCCTTGGAGGCCACCTTCATCTTGAAATAGTTGGTCAGGAGCGACTTGACCTGATTCATCCATTGATCCTGCGCATGGTGGCGGAAGAGATGGTCCAGGCGCGCCAAGCGCGTGTCGTAGTTGGTGCCGGAGGCCACTCCCTCGGTCTGGATGGGCTCGCCCTCCACCACCACCTGATCCACGCCCATCATGTCGAACTTGTCCAGGAGCGCCTCGGTGAGCTCGGCCCCCTGCGGGGCCACCACCATGCCGTCGGCGCGCGCCACGGGCTTGGCCAGCACGAAACCGGGCTTGGCGAGGTTGAGCGGTATTTTCTGCATGCCCTGGGGGCTCCTTCCGGTGTTTATGCCGTGAGATAGTATCCGCCGGGCAGCCTGCGCACAACCCCTTTCAGCTCCAGCACCACCATGGTGCGGCTCATTTCCGAGGCGTCGCGCCCGAACACCCGGCAAAGCGAGTCGATGTGCGTGGCCCCCATGGCCGCCAGATGCCCGGCCACGTCGGTTTCGAAAGGCGTGGAGGTGGTGGGGGCAGACGGCGAAGAGCCGGTGACGGGGGGCGGGGTGGCTTCGTTGAGGGGCGAAGGCGTGAGGGGGAGGATGCCTTCGGCGGCCAAAAGGCGCTGCCCTTTGGAAACCCGTTTCGGCTTCGCGGGTGCCGCAGGCTGGCCGGAGTCGGCTCGAGGGGTCTTGGAGCGTTTGGGAGCGCGCGATGCGGGAGAGGCGCCGGGCAGAAGGCGAGCCTGTTCGGGTGCCGGCGTGAGCCGAGCGATGGGACGGGGCAGTCCCCGATTGGCCAGGAAGGCCTCCAGCTGGGGTTTGAGTTCCACGAGGATTTCCTCGGCACCGTGCACCAGCTTGGCCCCCTTGTTGATGATCTCGTGGCATCCCCGGTAGCTGGGCAGGGACACCGGCCCAGGCACCGCGAACACCTCCCTGCCCTGCTCCATGGCCAGCCGGGCCGTGATCAGGCTGCCGGACTTGGTGGTGGCCTCAACCACCAGAACGCCCAGCGAGAGGCCGCTGATGATGCGGTTACGCAGAGGAAAATTGCTGGCCAGCGGCTTGGTTCCAGGCGGAAATTCGGAGAGGATGAGCCCCTTCTCGGACAGTTCCCGCCAGATGTCCCGGTTGGACGCGGGATAGATGAGGTCCGGCCCCGTGCCCATCACCGCGATCGAGCTTCCAGGCCCCGTGAGGCCGCCCATGTGGGCCTCGCGGTCGATACCGTAGGCCAGCCCGGAAACCACGGTGACCCCCGTCCCGGAGAGGTCCGTGGCGATGCGGTGGGCCAGCTCGATGCCGTAGCGGGTTGAGTCGCGCGAGCCCACCATGGCCACTCCCGGATTGTCCAGAAGCCCCAGGTCGCCAACCGCGTAGAGAAACACCGGCGGATCGGGGATTTCGCGCAGCCGCTCAGGATAGCGCGCGTCCGGCCACGGCAGCACGGCAATGCCCTTGTCCTCGGCCGTGGCCAACTCCTCCTCGGCG
Proteins encoded in this window:
- a CDS encoding GGDEF domain-containing protein; its protein translation is MNAQACHLPRPQKVYLLSADKNLKDTLANLWDDGQLEIVHFDRGRGAIEVLFNELPDLLIVDNDLPDMPGLDVVNLVKSENVYRQLPVILAIREERLLEGAAWCSAEVDDLIIVPSSPARMKARIYLTITRASRAFDANPLSKLPGNTSIIQRIQEMIDRREDFALAYADLDYFKSFNDKYGFSRGDEVLMMSARVIVNTIRGFSGVRSFVGHVGGDDFVFILPPDKVELACQRIVENFDSIVPHFYDEDDRAKGYIQSTDREGNMRTFPLMAISIAVVFNVDGRLKHYGEASQIAMTLKKKAKENPKSSYVLDKRQA
- a CDS encoding HDOD domain-containing protein yields the protein MVEDLKLERKDQILAVKDLPTLPKVLDEVSRLVRDPDSSTEQIAKLISMDQVLSAKVLKMVNSPIYGFPGRISSIHHALVLLGFNVLRGVIVSTSVMDMMNQAMVGLWEHSVGCALASSTIARHVGLKDVEDVSVAGLLHDLGKVVTAVQLPDMKSGIDSLVKAKDLTYLDAEKEFMGFGHDRVNAWIADHWKLPPSIKEGMSYHHKPQLARLYPEVACCVHLGDFMVRVFEYGSGGDDNVLYLEPEALKKLKLKPSDLEAILDQLSEQFLEIADLSFV
- a CDS encoding tyrosine recombinase XerC yields the protein MSSTNAKPDAPLPDTALGFLAWLSVEKGYAGATLKAYESDLQYFEQYLKGKGKTLAAPKTLTRRDIQGFMAEQHRARQAKTSMARRLSCLRGFFKHLIRRGVLVLNPAQGLSNPKLSKPHPRSLNVDQAFSLLDAPAGEGGAGGTGDPEAVRDAALAELLYGSGLRVSEALGLELNDVDIASGVARVTGKGSKERLAPLSDTAMAALKAYLLVRHAFAPEPSEQAFFLGQRGGPLQRRQANRILEAMSKRAGLPTAVSPHVLRHSFASHMLQSGADMRAVQELLGHARLSTTQRYTHLDLAQLTRAYDKAHPRAKSRPAPEEPDS
- the dprA gene encoding DNA-processing protein DprA, which translates into the protein MTDPQRQEFWASLCLKHAPGLGPRTSKKILERFGCAAKAVERARSWHDLGLASSTQVQAFLAESWRKNAEEELATAEDKGIAVLPWPDARYPERLREIPDPPVFLYAVGDLGLLDNPGVAMVGSRDSTRYGIELAHRIATDLSGTGVTVVSGLAYGIDREAHMGGLTGPGSSIAVMGTGPDLIYPASNRDIWRELSEKGLILSEFPPGTKPLASNFPLRNRIISGLSLGVLVVEATTKSGSLITARLAMEQGREVFAVPGPVSLPSYRGCHEIINKGAKLVHGAEEILVELKPQLEAFLANRGLPRPIARLTPAPEQARLLPGASPASRAPKRSKTPRADSGQPAAPAKPKRVSKGQRLLAAEGILPLTPSPLNEATPPPVTGSSPSAPTTSTPFETDVAGHLAAMGATHIDSLCRVFGRDASEMSRTMVVLELKGVVRRLPGGYYLTA
- a CDS encoding OmpA/MotB family protein; amino-acid sequence: MSKNKPAPIIVKREEDGHAAHHGGSWKVAYADFVTAMMALFLLMWLTMALKPQQKEQLSAFFQDQDLPKRERPQETVVLPTYVAKDVQQGTPQFKLSQEEKFKYEVALLIKQLMDNNPNMKQNSGISSDKVGVLLHVNNAVMFQPGSAVLKPEAFKLLDDVVGVLKKIKVDLVVRGHTDDIESGNGLSKFELSALRSAACVRYIVEKGGIPSTRVKAAAYADSQPIAPNTSDQNRAINRRVEFLYHSQEMANLY